The following are encoded together in the Vibrio splendidus genome:
- a CDS encoding DUF2797 domain-containing protein produces the protein MSLLAKGTLKKMSASLDGAVTYRLPVGEEFLELNPLIGKTINLTHTGNIFCCSCGKKTKKSYSQGHCFVCMRKLASCDMCIMKPETCHYDEGTCREPEWGEANCMVDHFVYLSNTSSLKVGITRHTQIPTRWIDQGATQGLPILKVKTRQISGLIEVELAKHIADKTNWRTLLKGDGDDMELVEKAKELLPLVEDKIQEIRAKFGDDAIEILSENITSLSYPVEQHPVKIVSHNFDKNPEVSGVLQGIKGQYLILDTGVINIRKFGSYEVEVSA, from the coding sequence ATGTCTTTATTAGCAAAAGGAACACTCAAGAAAATGAGTGCTTCGCTCGATGGTGCGGTTACCTACCGTTTACCTGTCGGTGAAGAGTTTTTAGAGCTAAACCCTCTGATTGGTAAAACCATCAACCTCACTCACACCGGTAATATTTTTTGCTGCTCGTGTGGCAAGAAAACCAAGAAAAGCTACTCTCAAGGCCACTGCTTTGTGTGCATGAGAAAGCTAGCAAGCTGCGACATGTGCATCATGAAGCCAGAAACTTGCCACTACGATGAAGGTACTTGTCGTGAGCCTGAATGGGGCGAAGCGAACTGCATGGTTGATCACTTCGTTTACCTATCGAACACATCAAGCCTTAAAGTGGGTATCACTCGTCATACTCAAATCCCGACTCGCTGGATTGACCAAGGTGCTACTCAAGGCCTACCAATCTTGAAAGTGAAAACTCGTCAGATTTCTGGCCTGATTGAAGTTGAGTTAGCCAAACACATTGCCGACAAAACCAACTGGCGCACGTTGCTAAAAGGCGACGGTGACGATATGGAGTTGGTAGAAAAAGCCAAAGAACTCTTGCCACTAGTAGAAGATAAGATTCAAGAGATCAGAGCGAAGTTTGGCGACGATGCAATCGAGATTCTTAGTGAGAACATCACTTCACTGAGCTACCCAGTTGAGCAGCACCCGGTGAAGATTGTGTCGCACAACTTTGATAAGAACCCTGAAGTATCTGGCGTGCTGCAAGGCATTAAAGGCCAATACCTTATCTTGGATACTGGTGTGATTAACATCCGTAAATTTGGCTCTTACGAAGTAGAAGTTTCTGCTTAG